Below is a window of Halomicrobium mukohataei DSM 12286 DNA.
ACAACTGCACGCAAGCTGCGGCGGACGAGCTGGCAGAGGGCGGCGGGAGCGTCGTCAACGTCGCCAGCGTCGCCGGCCAGGACGGCGCGCCCTACATGAGCCACTACGCGGCGGCCAAGGCCGCGATCATCAACCTCACCAAGACGCTGGGCTACGAGTGGGCCGGCGACGGCGTCCGGGTCAACTGCGTCGCGCCGGGCTACGTCGCCACGCCGGGTCTGACCTCTCAGATGGGGATCGAGGCCGACGACGTCGACCGCGAAGACCCGGACCGCAACGTCGGCACCAGCGACGAGATCGCTGACGTGGTCCAGTTCCTGGCCAGTGAGGGCGCGTCGTTCCTGACCGGTGAGACGATCACGCCACGCGGTGTCCCAGACATCGAGGAGAACCCAGAACTATGAACCGAGACGTGTTCTTGCCCGTCGCAGCACAGCCCGGCGTCGACACCTTGGTCGAGATGAGTCAGCGCGCCGAATCGCTGGGGTACGACCGCGTCTGGCTCCCCGAGACGTGGGGTCGAGACGCGGTCACGACGCTGACCTGTATCGCCCGCGAGACGGAGTCGGTCGGGATCGGGACCTCGATCATGAACGTCTACTCGCGGAGTCCGGCCCTGATCGGCCAGACCGCCGCGACGCTGCAAGAGGTCTCGAACGGGCGGCTGCGGATCGGACTCGGGCCCTCCGGTCCGATGGTCATCGAGGGGTGGCACGGCGTCGACTTCGAGCGGCCGCTGCGCTACACCCGCGAGACGATCGACATCGTCAAGTCCGTCCTCGCGGGTGAGACCGTCGACTACGACGGCGACATCTTCCAGCTGTCGGGGTTCCGGCTTCGCTGTGAGCCACCCGAGCCCGTGCCCGGCATCGACGCCGGTGGGCTGGGTCCCAAGTCCGTCGAACTCGCCGGCCGCTTTGGCGACGGCTGGCACGCGCTGATGACGACAAAGGAAGGGCTTCGAGACCGGCTCGAAGACTTCGAACGCGGCGGCGACCTCGGGGACCGCGACCGCAGCGAACAGCGCGTGACGCTGTCGCTGCCCTGCTGTGCGCTCGACGACGGCGCGGAGGCCCGTCGGCTGACCCGCCAGCACATCGCGTTCTACGTCGGCGGCATGGGCACCTTCTATCGGGACGCCCTGGCCCGCCAGGGGTACGAGGACACCGCTCACGAGATCGCACAGGAGTGGGCCGGCGGCGACCACGAGGCGGCCATGGCCGCGATCGACGACGACCTGCTCGACGCGCTGGCGGCGGCTGGCACGCCCGAGCAGTGTCGCGAGCGGTTCGCGAGCTTCGCGGATATCGACGGCGTCGACGCCGTCTCGGTCTCGTTCCCGCGGGCCGCAGACCCCGAGCAGATCGACGCGACCCTCTCTGCACTGGCACCCGATTGATCCGGCTCGGGGACGACTCTGCGACCATGCAGCGGACGAACGATCGGCCACACTGTGAGGTGTGCGGCCAGCGCTTCGAGAACCGGACGGCGTTGCACCGCCACGTCAGGGACGCCGGCCTGCTGTGGTAGCGTCCTGGGACGAGGCCGCGACCATCGCTGAACGACCCACGCCGCGGAACCGTGCCGGATGGCGCTCCCGTTACTCGACTGGCAACGCTGAGGTGTCGATGCCGCCGCGACGCCCGTCGAGCACGTCGAAGCGCTCGCCGCGGCGTCGTTCGAGCCAGTAGAGCAGTCGCTCGGCCCAGTCGAGCTTGCGCCGCTTCTGGGCGCTGACCGACGGGTCGTCGAACGACCAGCCGGGAAAGACCAGCGTGGCCCCACCGAGGTGGTCCGCCAGGAACGCCGCCCGGTCGCCGTCGGTGAAGCCGCCGAAGTTCGCAACGCCGTCGGCGGGGGCGGCCTGGGTCGTCGGGAGGACCGCCGCCGCGTCGCACTCGGGCACCGTCGACTCGACGAGGCCGAGGTTGTCCCCGTGGGCGTGGATCGCGACCGGCGTCCCGCCGTTCGTGAGCCGGACGACTGTCTCGGAGTGTTTGTCCAGATCCGTGACCACGCAGTCGACTTCGACGCCCGTCGCCAGGAGTCGATCCGCTGCCGTCGACGCCGCGACGACCGCGTCGGCCTCGACCGCGAGGTCGATGTCGTCGTACAGCGACGGCCCACCGCCAGCGACGGCGACCGTCCGTCCCGCCAGATCGATCGACTCGGGATCGAGGGTCGAGGCTCCGGCCAGCAGCGCCGCCAGTCGGTCCCTGGCCCGCTCGTCGCCAGCCCGCGGATAGCCAAAGTCCGACAGTATCGCCTCGTAGACCGGGTTCCAGTGGTGGTAGTCCATAGCTACTGCTATCGAGTTCGTGTCAGGATAAACCGTAGTTTGAGCCGAAATGGCACGACCGTGTACCCCTACCCGGGTGCCCTTTCGGCCTTCATCCGTCCTTTCTGGGGCATTGGGTATAAGTTTTCTCTTACTATACGTCGTTTGCTATCCAGTTCATCACGTCGCCGACCCGGCCGCTGTCGTCCAGCATCGCCGCGAGACGGGTCAGCGAACGCGGTGTGCCAAAAACAACCACAGGAAACCTACCGGCGATTCGGACGTTCGTGTCGGCGGCGGCCGCTGCCAGTGACTCGCGGCCGGCGGGGTCGAGATCGGTGATCCGGAAGGCCCTCGTCGTCCCGTCCTCGGGGTCGAAGTCGGCGTCTACTGCCTCGAGGTGGCGGGCGACCTCCATGCCGTTCGTCACGTCCAGTTCCTCGACGCCCAGCGACGCCTCACGCAGGAGCGAGCCGCCGAACGCGTCGCCGATGCGGGCGGCGTCCAGCGTCTCGGCGACGTCGTGGGTTCGGACGACGTGTGCGCCGCGGTCGATCGCCATCGACGTGGCGGCCAGCGACACCGGCAGCGCCCCCTCGGTGGAGCGATCGGCGAGCGACCGCAGGAAGTTCTTGCGGTTGATCGAGACCAGGATCGGTCGGTCCAGCGCTCGAAACTCCCGCAGTCGTCGGAACGTCTCGCGATCGTTCGCGAGCGTTTTCGCCTCGGACCAGCCGCCGAAAGCGGGGTCGACGATCGTCTTGTCCGTCAGCCCGTTTTGCCCCAGGGCCTCGTACACCTGATCGACGTAGTCGGCCTGCTGGGCCCACGACGGAGACTTGCGCGCCGCCCAGTCGGTCTCCTCGACGGCCCCCGGCCGTTCGAGGTCTGGCGGACTCGCCATCTTGCCGACCGCCACGTCGTACTCCCGGCAGATCCGTGGCATCTCCGGGTCGGCGAAGCCACAGATGTCGTTGACCATGTCGAAACCCGCCTCGATGGCCGCCTCGGCGACCTCGTGATAGCGGGTCTCGATCGAGAAGATCGCGTCGCCGCTCACCGACTCCATGGTCTGGATGGCCGTGTCGAGCCGGTCGAGTTCCTGCTCGGCCGAGAGCACGTCGAATCGCTTGTTGGCCGACTCCAGGCCCACGTCTACGATGTCCGCGCCCTCGCCGACGAGTTCCTCCTCGACGTAGGCGGCCGCTTCGTCGTGGTCGTCGAACACGCTGGGGTCGTACGGCGACTCCCGGCTGACGTTGAGCACACCCATGATCCGGGTGGGGTGGTCGTCACCGATCCCGAGTCCGGCGGCGTCGACGTTCTGCATAGCCCAACTGAGGCGTCACCACCCAAAAACGGCCCGCTTGCGGCGGTCCGTTCATGCCGTCCGATTCGCTCCCCGATCGGTCGCTGGAGCCCTACTTTTCGAAGATGTCCGATACGTCCACGTCCGTCCGTGCCCGGGTCCCATCGGGCAGTCGGTCCCCACACTCCTGGCAGAAGTCGTACCCGGCCGTGTTCTCGGTCCCGCAGGACGAACACAGCTCGGGGTATCGCGAGTGGTCTGCCTGGAGCAGGCTCGAATACTGCGCCGGCAACACCGGCCGACCGCCGCGCTGGGGCTGCCTGCGGGCTCGCCGCCGCCACAGCACGATGGCGACCAGTCCAGCGAGAAGTGCCAGTCCGACCCAGAGCGGGTCCATACGTATACTGTAGGGATCGGTCAGAATAAGCACTGTGCCGACGACAGTCGGCATCGCGCCGCTTTTATCCGCTCCCGGCAAACGCACTACATGGGCAAGGTCAACATCGGACTCCGAGGGTGGCGCTTCGACGAGGACGAGGTCTTCGACGACGACGGCCGCGTCAGACCGCTCGGAGTGATGGACGAGGACACGAAGGCGCGCGTGCTGCGGCTGACAGAACGGCTCTCGGACCCCTGTGACGCCTGCTGGCTCCAGTACGGACAGGACGACCCACAGCAGTGCTCGCCGGCCGAGGTGATCTACGGCGAACCCCGCGGCGAGGTGATCCTCTGTAGGGACCACGAGACCGACTTCGTCTACTGGTTCCGCGAGGTCGCCGACGAGGAACTGATCGGGACCCGAGACCTGCAAGACGCGTTCCACGGCTGGTTCGCCGACGGCGGTCGCGCCCCCGAAGCGTACGCGGGCGTCGAACACGTCGACGAGGATCCCGACGGCGTCCCCGAGACGCCGGATCCCCACGAGGAACTGCCCGGCATCGAAGAGGAGATCGAGCGCGTCGCCGACGAGGATCTGGAGGCGCTCGACGTCGACTTGGACGACCTCGACGTATGAGTTCGGTCGCTGTCGCCGTCGTCGACGCCGAGACGCCGGGCAACGTCGGGACGATCGCTCGCTCGATGAAGAACTTCGGGCTCGACGAGCTGCTGTTGATCGATCCGCCGGACCTCCCTCGGGAGAGCGAGGCCTACGGCTACGCCGGGCAGGCCCGCGAGGACATTCTCCCCGAGGCCCGGGAGATCTCGTTCGACGAGCTCGTCACCGAGTACCACACTGTCGGCTGCACCGCGATCACGAACGAAGACGGGAGCAAGCACGTCCGGTACCCCTTCGTGACGCCCCGAGACCTCGCCGACGACCTTGCGGGCCTCGACGCCGACACTGCGATCGTGTTCGGCCGCGAGCGAGTCGGGCTCACC
It encodes the following:
- a CDS encoding DUF7577 domain-containing protein, which codes for MDPLWVGLALLAGLVAIVLWRRRARRQPQRGGRPVLPAQYSSLLQADHSRYPELCSSCGTENTAGYDFCQECGDRLPDGTRARTDVDVSDIFEK
- a CDS encoding SDR family NAD(P)-dependent oxidoreductase produces the protein MPDQFSVDGDVAIVTGASRGIGRATAEAFAADGVDVAICSRDESEITTAADEISEAHPGDAVGVACDVRDEDAVSALVAAAVDEFDGLDVLVNNAGASFMSSFTDISPNGWESVVDVNLTGTYNCTQAAADELAEGGGSVVNVASVAGQDGAPYMSHYAAAKAAIINLTKTLGYEWAGDGVRVNCVAPGYVATPGLTSQMGIEADDVDREDPDRNVGTSDEIADVVQFLASEGASFLTGETITPRGVPDIEENPEL
- the folP gene encoding dihydropteroate synthase produces the protein MQNVDAAGLGIGDDHPTRIMGVLNVSRESPYDPSVFDDHDEAAAYVEEELVGEGADIVDVGLESANKRFDVLSAEQELDRLDTAIQTMESVSGDAIFSIETRYHEVAEAAIEAGFDMVNDICGFADPEMPRICREYDVAVGKMASPPDLERPGAVEETDWAARKSPSWAQQADYVDQVYEALGQNGLTDKTIVDPAFGGWSEAKTLANDRETFRRLREFRALDRPILVSINRKNFLRSLADRSTEGALPVSLAATSMAIDRGAHVVRTHDVAETLDAARIGDAFGGSLLREASLGVEELDVTNGMEVARHLEAVDADFDPEDGTTRAFRITDLDPAGRESLAAAAADTNVRIAGRFPVVVFGTPRSLTRLAAMLDDSGRVGDVMNWIANDV
- a CDS encoding TIGR04024 family LLM class F420-dependent oxidoreductase, which codes for MNRDVFLPVAAQPGVDTLVEMSQRAESLGYDRVWLPETWGRDAVTTLTCIARETESVGIGTSIMNVYSRSPALIGQTAATLQEVSNGRLRIGLGPSGPMVIEGWHGVDFERPLRYTRETIDIVKSVLAGETVDYDGDIFQLSGFRLRCEPPEPVPGIDAGGLGPKSVELAGRFGDGWHALMTTKEGLRDRLEDFERGGDLGDRDRSEQRVTLSLPCCALDDGAEARRLTRQHIAFYVGGMGTFYRDALARQGYEDTAHEIAQEWAGGDHEAAMAAIDDDLLDALAAAGTPEQCRERFASFADIDGVDAVSVSFPRAADPEQIDATLSALAPD
- a CDS encoding 6-hydroxymethylpterin diphosphokinase MptE-like protein yields the protein MDYHHWNPVYEAILSDFGYPRAGDERARDRLAALLAGASTLDPESIDLAGRTVAVAGGGPSLYDDIDLAVEADAVVAASTAADRLLATGVEVDCVVTDLDKHSETVVRLTNGGTPVAIHAHGDNLGLVESTVPECDAAAVLPTTQAAPADGVANFGGFTDGDRAAFLADHLGGATLVFPGWSFDDPSVSAQKRRKLDWAERLLYWLERRRGERFDVLDGRRGGIDTSALPVE
- a CDS encoding RNA methyltransferase, which codes for MSSVAVAVVDAETPGNVGTIARSMKNFGLDELLLIDPPDLPRESEAYGYAGQAREDILPEAREISFDELVTEYHTVGCTAITNEDGSKHVRYPFVTPRDLADDLAGLDADTAIVFGRERVGLTNDEIERLDQVCSIPASEEYPVLNLGQAATIVLYELRSLTVEDTQLPDPTHDRAAQPEIEGLHEQFAGFLDAIDHPEEKRAKTRRLFQRLIGRAHPTGRETTTLRGLFRQASQRLSDEE